Below is a window of Conger conger chromosome 16, fConCon1.1, whole genome shotgun sequence DNA.
ATTCCTAACTTCATATCTCCACACAACAGTGCCTTCGCTTTCCACTTATAATGGGGCAAGACTGCAGGTTTGTTGACAAGCTTTGGGTGGGTGGACTACGGTTTGTGTAACTATGTGCGTTGCGTCATTCCCTGTGTGCACCTGGCAGAAGGATTAGAACAGTACACTTTGTTTTCCTTATATTATTTGGTCACCCCTGCTATGATTCCTCCAGTACATGCCCAAATGATAAATGGTGCCCATTTATAAagcccctttatccaaaacgctgtacaattgatgcttctcattcacccattcatacacacactcacacacaccaacggcgattggctgccatgcaaggcaccaaccagctcgtcaggagcatttgaggagtaggtgtcagggacacttcgacacacctgagacgggatcgaaccagcaaccttcctcAAGGCCTCCTCAATTGCTTGGGGACCATATTCTTGGGTGATTTGGTGATATATCCCACCACCATGACTAAAAAGCTCCTCCATTGGGCAAAGGAAAGGCAAGTTCGGAGGAAGATacaatgggcggcctgtagcgtagtgtagccacaataagatccacagtgtagccacaataagatccacacagcccttgggcccttgagcaaggcccttaaccctgcattgttctggGGGGTATTGTCCtacttagtctaaacaactgtaagtcgctttggataaaagcttcagccaaattacatccatccatccattatcttaacccgcttatcctgaacagggtcgcaggggggctggagcctatcccagcatacattgggcgaaaggcaggaatacaccctggacaggtcgccagtccatcgcagggcacacacaccattcactcacacactcatacctagggcaatttagaatctccaaacagcctaacctgcatgtctttggactgtgggagcaaaccggagtacccggaggaaacccacgcaaacacggggagaacatggaaactccacacagagaggccccggccggcggggattcgaacccaggacctccttgctgtgaggcggcagtgctacccactgcaccatccgtgccgcccgccaaatgacatgtataccaaaaatataaaatactggTTTTCATCAAACACCAGTTGTGGACCAGATCAGGCCACACGGTCAACCAAAGTCTCTAAGagatatccccccccccccctttttcttcatcatcctcctcctcctcctacacTTTGTGCGTAccttcctttcctccactcatttCCTTGGCCCATACTGGGGGATTAGGGTAGgagacgagtggaggaaaggagacGAGTGGAGGATTGGGACGCACCCTTGCTCTTCCTTTTGCTCTTGCAACATCAGCCATTGTTCCCAACACGGGAGACCTTTTGCCCCTTTATTAGTGCTTCGATTTCTGATTGAATAGTGAACTAGTATTTGAGCTGTGAAGAGAGTGGGTGTGTTCAACTGATGTGAAGTGAAGTTTAGCATTtctaaatgcagttttttttaataaaaagaatTTACTTTTAGAAAATTGTGTTAAAAGTTTTGGAAAAGTGTTCAATGACACAtctgtgtgaaaataaacaaaatgtgcCAATTTCAAATGTGAAAATTGGGTTCATAACATCAGTCTCAGGCATATGTGGTGATCCCAACATTATCATAATTCATTAtctattcttttctttctctttgtaCCCTTCCGAAGACAGAGGATGCAAATAATCAGCTGCTACGAACCAGACACTGCTCTAGCTGTTCAGTTtgttcaaacacattgagctgcaaagtacagtttgtttaatgaaagtgcagagaacacttgtgggtctttgcaaagaaatgttttgagttagtgatcaccagccaATTTGCCTGCGTCACTATagaggcgaaaggttaagacagctcagctttcatagagtgacagaaaatattaaggcgggttaagagagacaatgtgatgttatatgacaaatgattggttagctataatgtataaagactaggatacttcctactgttactttggaattctctggtctctggaagcttcttgcacggagcacacagactccccagattaatctgttttattttaaactaaagatttgtaatgagcaactattgactctgaatatttcttcaacatcatcgctgccaatacaacttcacccacgtaaaagggacgaggGGGAAAAgcgacaaaaaatatttcctcaacatcaCAACAAAAAACCCTTTTATAATCAATGGCGTGCTGATGACATGTAAGACTGATAAGATTATGAtgatgtaaatattttaatcttCTTAGCTTCTTCTCAGCATCAAGTGCTGATCTTGTCTGAAAGTATGATATTTATAGAATGCCATACTTATAATTTATCTACACACCACTGTTTTTAGCTCAAGGCCTTAtccatatgcatttaaaatccataccacatttttggatttgatgaatgtattaatatttattaatagCTTTCCTGAATATAGAAGCTCTGATTGGTAATTCCTCTCTAAATTGCTTTTGCAGCTTTGGCAATTCTTTATAATGaggtatatacagtgggctccagaattattgggacCCCCGACTGGCAATGGACAAAAATTAGTTTTCAGTAATTCAGGACAGGTTTGGAGAGTTTTACGGAGGTATGCAAAACAGTGAGGATCCAGTGAAGTGCCACTGTCATGCGTTTGGTGGAGGGAGGAGGCTGTGGTCACGTGAAGAGAGTGTGGTcgtgtgattggtggagagaggagagtgtggtCGTGTGATTGGTGTGGGGACGAGGGTGTGGTCCTAGAAGAGTGACTCTTCTACAGGTAGAGATTCAGAGTGCTTGGAGTCATGAGGCAGCTGTGGTTGACTTTAATGCTCTTAGTGGCCTGCGGCCACGGGGAGACAAAAGGTGAGCTGGAAGTGATTGTGGCAGCTGAGGCTGCTGGGATAGGTGAGCGGCTGGGTATAGAGCTTGGAAGACTGATGTTTGTCATGGGACTTTGGGATACTGCTGGACTGAGCACCTTATCAGGGTTGAACTGTCTGCCGCACTTATACTCATACAATAATGATAacatatgtttttgtattttatgcaTGCTAATTTGTGCAAGAGTACAGTAACTGTCATCAGAATAAGATTTAGATACATATGCAAATTTCGGAAAAGCTGTAACTAAAGCTTCAGCCTACACCTTTTCAgtcaatatttttattaattatttctatgtgcattAATTCTATAAAACTAGTTAATAAGGACCAAaatctactactactactagtacaactactactactactactactactaaatgtgactgactgtagaatgatagttggtgccaaGTGGGGTGGTTGCAGTATGTCAGAAACGGTTCATCTCCCGcaattttcatacacaacagtctccagtgtttacagagaatggtgctgaaaaactcaaataaccatgccctacaacagcagtatgcagaaaagcatctctgaacgcagaacacatcaaaccttgaagtggatggactACAGTCAATTGCGAAATTGCTCGGGAACCCCTGGATATAACCACTGACAACAACGGGCAGAAAATCAAACAATGtacaattggggggggggggacagaacaaacaaaagaagGCTTCTCACTTATTTGTATTTGTCGTTCTTACTTTCCCTGGTTTTCGCGCTCGCCCCCGTCCTCAGGTGGGCTGGGGATCAAGCTGAAGTGCTGGCGGTTGCCGGGGCGGATGCGCCAGCTGGACGCCGGACAGGGCAGGGTGTACGGGATAGGCCTGGACCAAGTGCCCAAGAGGCTGGTGAACAAGTGCTGGTCACCCCTGGATGGGCACATGAAGCACATCACTGTGGGACCCGCTGGGGTTTGGGCGACCGACCTGGAGGGCAACCTCTACACCCTGGAGGAGGACACTTGGAAGCAGATCCCAGGTATGCGTGCCCGTATGCAAACGCTTTGTGAAAATCATATATGCTGATtagtacattttaataaatgaataataattttaaaaaaattaaaagcccCCTTCAGATGTGCTCATATGCAGAATTtgtacaaagaaaacaaaattagTCTTATAGAAATTACATATACAGTTGCTGTTccaaagtatgtttttttttttttttttttttttttttttgctatgcactgaagacaattgagtttgaggtcaaaagatgacagatctgaatttaagcgtttatttcctggtatttttatctagatttgttaaacaacttagaacataccACCTTTTGTATatcaggtgagcaaaagtattggaacatatgactgacaggtgtttcttgttgcccagatgtgtcctgctagattggttaaacaataaatagtttgaATGTTTACTTTTGGTTTTAGCcctgggttttgcctgtgaagacagCATTTGTgctagaaaagataaaccaacatcaagaccagagaactgtctttgggagaaaagccaTTCTGAAGCTTAGAAAACAGGGGAaatttatcagaaatatccacaggGTAGGGGTGaaagtatctcaatcaaccgttcgaagaagacttagagagcggcaatatagaggctataccacaagatgcaaaccactcatcagtagtaagaatcgcaaggtgagattacaatttgcaaagaagagATGAGCAACAAAAGTCCTGGAACAAAGTTTacgttttatggactgatgagaccaagattgacctctaccaaagtgatggaaaggccaaagtgtggagaaagatgGGATCTGCActtgatccaaaacatacaaactcatctgtgaagcacggtggaggaagtatCATGACTTAGGCttacatggctgcttctggagggGCCTCACTAATCCTTATTCTCTATATTTTaagattattataataaaactcatgatggtagcagcaggatgaattcagaagtctacaaaaacattatgtctgccaacttatggagaaatgcatccaaactaattgggaggaacttcatcatgcagcaaggcAATGACCCAAAATACACtgccaaaacaagaaaatacttcattagggagaaaaggtggaaggttttagactgccCAAGTCAATCACGAGACCTTAACCAATTGAGCatacatttcacctcctgaagaggatattgaagggaaaaccccccgaaacaacaactgaaagaggctgcagtaacagCCTGGAAAAgcttcacaaaagaagaatgcaacagtttggtgatgtcaatgggttgcaggcttgatgcagttattgcaagcaagggatatgctaccaaatccatccattatctcctgaacagggtcgcagggggctggagtctatcccagcatacattgggcgaaatgcaggaatacaccctggacaggtcaccagtccatcgcagggcacacacaccattcactcacacactcatacccacgggcaatttagactctccaatctgcctaacctgcatgtctttggactgtgggaagaaaccggagtacccagaggaaacccacgtgaacacagggagaacatgcaaggacctccttgctgtgaggcggctgtgctacccactacaccatccgtgccgcctatatgctaccaaatattaagtgatATGATACCAAAGGTGATATGTGCTATGACTAAATAATTCCTACCTGAATTTGTTTAACATATAATGCACTTCgcaattgattttttttcttgagaTTGTAAGAATGCATGTCTAATATGTCTATTTATAAAAGTGGCTATAATctatatgtaaaataaatattttttgtaggtTTAACTTTGTAAAACATATTATCTTGACAAACCATTTGAATATGGGTGTGACTGTGGGCATGCACACAATTCTACCAATTCTGAGTCAGTAACCTGCATTAATTTTTCCGGGCTCCAAAgatttaaagcaggggtgcccaatctccTGCAGGAAAAAAGGTCTGGGTGCAGGTTCTTATTCTATCCCAACACTGAAATCTCCAATTCTACTTTTCAAGGACCATGATTAATTCATTAGTTGGGGTCATAGTGCTGgggcaaaacaaaaacctgcaactATTCAGACAGGATTGGATTAGTCAAAGTATGTCAAATAAAGTATTTGACACAGGTCGCATACAGAGGTTAACAGGTTTGATATTGCATGCCTTCAAATGGAAAACCTCTGTTTGATAAACTGCTTCTAACATATTTTGCATAATTGACACGGATATTAACATACTGTAGTAAAATTACCCTTTGGAGGGGGATTCtacaaaattgtaaaaaatagCCTTGGTGCAATGGCTGATTGGTAAGAAAAGGATGACTCTCCCCATCCATATACAACAGTAAATCAGGACTGACATAAAAGGgaaacatttcattcaaatacaGATGGTGTTTTATTGCCATAATAAAACCGCATCACTAAAGCATAATAGGCAAATTCAGAAATGttttgtctgtctccctctcccactctctctctctcaatttttctatttgaatttcatggtgctttattggcatgacagacattacattacattattggcatttggcagacgctcttatccagagcgacgtacagttgattagactaagcaggagacaatcctcccctggtgcaatgcagggttaagggccttgctcaagggcccaacggctgtgcagatcttattatggttacaccgggattagaaccactgaccttgcatgtcccagtcccaatcatttaccttaaccactacgctacagacacTGTGTTGCCAAAGCTAATGTTACAGAGAACAAACAACAGTAACATATACTGTTAtacaacataaacataaataaacataaacaacacatatgcacatactaCCATATATACCATATGCCATATGATATACAATAAGAAATTATGAATTGACTGCAGATGTTGACAGTCATTGCGATGGGTGTTGATGGCAGGTTGTCACAAAAAAAGCAGCTAGTGGGGCCTCTTGCTTATCAGGGAGTGTGGTAAAATGAGTGTGGTCAAATTTGGAAGTGTTGCTTTTAGTCCTTGAAGTCTCTCCcgttttatttctctctctctctcagggacaCTGGAGCAGGTTGACGCAGGGGGAACCGGTTTTCTGGCAGGGGTGAAAGACTGCCATCTTGCCTTCTGCGCGGATATTGTGCCGGGCTCACCAAGCCTCGGCTGGACCCTCATACCCGGCAAGCTAAGGTACTACTCCTGCGGGCCTGACGCCTGCTGGGGGGTAGGCGAGGCCGGAGAGGTCTACGTCAGGACAGGTGTGCAGACGGGCGACTGTGCCGGGAAACTGGGGACTGTGGACTCGAAGGTCCGCATGTCCAAGGTGGAGGTCGGCTTTGACGGGTCGGTGTTTGCGCTGAGCTCCACGGGCGTGCCTTACGAAAGGTACGCAGCAACTTGCGCTCAGCTGGGCACAGCCCACGCAACAGCACACACTCATAAGCATGtcgcaatttaaaaaaaaaagccaatatTGGAGTCGTAGCAACATGAAACGTGCTCTACAAAGGAGGAGGATACAGATTGTGAGTTCTGATTAACTGCAGAAAACTGCGGAGCAGAAACGCAAATAAATTGCACTGCTGGTGAACATACTGATTAACGGACGATGTCCTGAAGGAAGATGTCATTCAATTGCTAAGGTGTGTCCTTTCTGTGGTTGGATTTTCAGAGTTGGTATCAGCGACAGTAACCCACGGGGCACCGAATGGGTACGCCTGCGCGGCCTGGAGCCTATTCACAGCCTCACCTACGACAGATACACACTCTGGCTCATCAACAACGCAGGAGAAGTCCGCCGCTGCATTAAAGTCTCAAACTAGAAGTAGTTATCTTGCATCATTCACCACCAGAAATGCAACACAAGCTTTCTCTTCTGTGTGAACAGTCATTTCGAATGGGTGGAAATCCATACCCAAATACAGATATTAAAGACGATATTTAGTTAAACGTTATGCAAATTCACTATAAATTCACTAACTGCTGTGCAATTAGGCTACCTTAATTGCGTTAAAGCAGcacaacagtgaaacatgattATTACAATTTCTGCACAGCCTCCTGAATGATGAAACTTGATTGTTTTTAAAACCATATTAAatggttaaaaaataatttggtgTCTTATCTTGTGTCTTAAAGGTGGTGGGTATGTGGGTAATCAAATATGCCTCCTGTCGGCATTGGCTCCACCTGTCCCCAGGGTAAtgcaaacaaatgaacacaGCTTTCTTGTTCTGTGAGAACTAGACGGGGCACTTTCAGCTCAAGCCCTCCCACATTCAAAGGAGTACAATAGTGACTGCGGGGAAACAGGCAAATTGGCAATTTCCCACATTTTTATCTGAAGTAAGTTTGCTACATAATGCCTCATGCCAGCCTATATGCAGTGCACACATATCTATGCATACGTATGCAtattggacacacacacacacacacacacacacacacacaaaccaacctGCTGTGAACGTTGGAGTGTGTTGCACGGGGCTGAAACTAGATGGGTCACATCAGAACTGAGGCAAAGTtataaaccaaaaaaatgtttttacaatcCTTAGGAACCTCGTAACTGAAGAACAATGAGGTTGGTGGCCAGGCCTGTAACAACAAAATGATAACTAAATCAGCGTGCTCTGGCTTTTTTGTACTTTAACCCCAGCCATTGCGTATCAAGATTTTACACTGATCCACGGTCAGTGCTTAGGCATTCgtccacatacatgcacactgaGACTGTTGGTGCGAGTTCAAACATACAATAGCCTAGGTATTGTGTTTCACTTTCTGTTTCTTGAAGATGTCGACATAAATGCGTTGTGTTCGTTCGGACGATTAAACAAAAGGTAAAATCTAGGTGCATATTAAGGATAGCCACGACGTAGGACAACTCTATGGAGATACACATCGctataaaatgacatttctcAAAGTAATCTCCACAACTGTTGTCATTTCAGATAATTATGTAGTCTACGTTACTGGACTTCCTTAAATTAGTATTTTCATCTGGTTTCTCTAACGCGCATCGTTTATATGGACCTAGCTATATGGACGGGAAAACCACCGATAGCCTACAAATTAATCGAGCAAATTAAGGGACCACATGTTAGCATGAACGCAACCTGATAAATATTTATGTCGGATGTAAACAGCAAGGGGCTTGTTTACCATCAACGATGATTAATGAAAGTAACTTTACAGACCGGCTAAGCTATTGTATTTTGCTCAGGCTCCTTAGCaataatattttaacaaaaGCATGTAATCGCATATTAATTTAATAGATTACTCATCCATTTTGAGTCCTGTTCGTTGCGAAAATAATATGCAGTACTCATAACCGTAAATTGGCTTGAAAAAGCTAGCTTTTAACTTACTTTTTAACTTACTGTTCTTATTATTGGATCTCCTACCACTATTCTTTTTCCACATCAATTTTCTGTAGGCTACACTACCCATCCCTACTgaaagctaagttttgaaacagccggtactagctgcttgaccagtaagaccagctccatactcaacatggtttgaccagctcaagatatgttttgaGAGTTGGTAGCTGGTGTTTCAAGCtagccatagctggattttacaccagggatcctACAGCTTTTCAGCCAGACACAACACATTTGGCCAATAGTTTCACCTAGTAGGCTATGGCATTGCTTGTGCTTTTTGTGTCAGTAGCCCAcctatttttttctgatatttCCGCTTTTATATCGAAAAAACCCATGgattaacattgatggaatgttCAGAATCTGAACAACACATTTGCAGCTGACATCACAATCGGCCGCTGCAGCTTCCACAGATACATAACAGACCATCTCTCTAAAAAAGCTTCCAACGGACGAAATCTCTGTCAAGGTGAGTAACGCTAACATCAATGCGAGTCCAATGCAAACTAATATTACGCCCAGTTAGTTTTCTTTTAGTTACGATACTTGTGAGTGTACTTCAACATTTAACTGTGTTATGTTACTTCCTGCAAGATATTTCAAGTCAGTTGAATATATATAACAGACGTATTTCCGTCAATTTAACtgaagctagctaacgttaccgaGCTAACATTGGCTAGCTAGCGTTTTACTCTATTTCTTTGTCCTTTTCAAGCGAACTTAAAGTTTATCCTCAAACATTGCTTTGCAGTTTTAGTAATAATTTTCTCCATCGCTGAACTGAATTTAATAAGAAAATGAGCAGTGAGGAAAAACGAAAAGGCGCAATTTTCAGTCATATAATACCGTATCCTCCCTTGACTTTGACCTGAAGGAGTGCACATCAACGGCCAATCCGTTTCAGGACTGTTTAATTAGCTCATATCTTCATCTGACATTTCTTTATGCAGCAGCTTCAGTCACAGACTGCAAATATAttctaaagattttactgtgctcaagtacagaagtgaaccagtgtagtttATAGAGCCATCAGAAAagtaaattaaggtaattggttggaacaaaaaaaaaaaaaactacgcACGCCAGACCTCCGGGACCCAAGTTGTCCATGACATGATCTGGCGACCAGTTTCACTCATTGTCAAATCTGTGCTCTGTGTAATGCAGTGTGAAATATGATTTATATCTTTCCATCAATTAAAACTATGCCTGAACGAGAATACCTCATGTGATGAttacttttttcatttcatcctGTGGGCCTATGTCAGAGCtagtcaaatctggccctgaaaATCCAAATCTGGACCTGTTCTTATTTCTTCCCGGGTAATTAACCGTTGGTTGATTGGCCTGACTGTGTTCTTACCTGAGCCCCCAGGTAAAGCgaggatggaaaaccagcagttctcaacCCTGGAGGACTGTGAATTGAGGAACGGGGGTCTACGGTACGTTAATGACAGTATGGTTTCTGTCCACCAGATGGAAGCAGAGGGCTGTACAGTCACGGTGAGCGGTTTACCCACAGACATCGAAGAAGACCGGCTGACAGACAAGCTCTGCATTCACTTCCTGAGGAGCAGGCATGGAGGAGGGGAGGTCACCTCAGTCAACATCATCAAGACGATGCCTAGCTGTGCCCTCATTACCTTTG
It encodes the following:
- the LOC133114333 gene encoding fish-egg lectin-like, whose product is MRQLWLTLMLLVACGHGETKGGLGIKLKCWRLPGRMRQLDAGQGRVYGIGLDQVPKRLVNKCWSPLDGHMKHITVGPAGVWATDLEGNLYTLEEDTWKQIPGTLEQVDAGGTGFLAGVKDCHLAFCADIVPGSPSLGWTLIPGKLRYYSCGPDACWGVGEAGEVYVRTGVQTGDCAGKLGTVDSKVRMSKVEVGFDGSVFALSSTGVPYERVGISDSNPRGTEWVRLRGLEPIHSLTYDRYTLWLINNAGEVRRCIKVSN